Proteins from one Ketobacter alkanivorans genomic window:
- a CDS encoding TRAP transporter substrate-binding protein: MWTRTSLLWLTLGILALSGCGKESETPTALDAAPQQTFEWKMVTTWPRNYPGLGMAPENFAKAVTEMSNGRLKVKVHGAGELVPAMGVFDAVARGAVEMGHGAAYYWKGKSPAAQFFTAVPFGLNAQEMNGWLHYGGGMELWREVYAPFNLVPFAGGSTGVQMAGWFKKEINSVEDIQGLKMRIPGLAGEVFQRLGGVPVTLPGGELFTALQTGSIDATEWVGPYNDLTFGLHKAAKYYYYPGWHEPGAMLEFIVNKEAWDALPPDLQAIVSYATRAINQDMLDEYTARNNAALKELVNKHGVQLRKLPDDVVDALRTTSQQVIEETIAKDEAAKKVYASFKAFREDVMPYTAISEGAFLDIRE; the protein is encoded by the coding sequence ATGTGGACGCGCACCAGCCTGCTTTGGCTGACCCTTGGCATACTTGCCTTGTCCGGTTGCGGCAAAGAATCCGAAACACCCACTGCGCTGGACGCGGCACCTCAACAGACCTTCGAATGGAAAATGGTAACCACCTGGCCTCGTAATTACCCCGGTTTGGGTATGGCGCCGGAGAATTTCGCCAAGGCCGTCACAGAGATGAGTAACGGCCGTCTGAAAGTAAAAGTACATGGGGCTGGCGAATTAGTGCCCGCCATGGGTGTGTTCGATGCGGTGGCTCGTGGTGCCGTAGAGATGGGGCACGGTGCGGCTTATTATTGGAAAGGTAAAAGCCCTGCGGCTCAGTTCTTCACCGCGGTACCTTTCGGTTTAAATGCACAGGAAATGAACGGCTGGCTGCATTACGGTGGCGGTATGGAGCTGTGGCGCGAAGTGTATGCACCCTTCAACCTGGTGCCGTTTGCCGGCGGCAGTACCGGTGTGCAGATGGCGGGCTGGTTCAAAAAGGAAATCAACAGCGTAGAGGATATACAGGGCCTTAAAATGCGAATCCCTGGTCTGGCAGGTGAAGTGTTCCAGCGTTTGGGCGGCGTGCCGGTGACTTTGCCTGGTGGCGAGCTGTTCACGGCCCTGCAAACCGGCTCTATTGACGCAACTGAGTGGGTTGGTCCTTACAATGATCTTACCTTCGGCCTTCACAAGGCGGCCAAATACTATTACTACCCAGGCTGGCATGAGCCCGGTGCAATGCTTGAGTTTATTGTTAACAAAGAAGCCTGGGATGCTTTGCCGCCGGATCTGCAGGCTATCGTCAGTTACGCCACCCGCGCCATCAATCAAGACATGTTGGATGAGTACACAGCGCGGAATAATGCGGCGTTGAAAGAGTTGGTGAATAAACACGGTGTTCAGTTGAGGAAACTGCCGGATGATGTGGTGGACGCCCTGCGTACCACTTCTCAGCAGGTAATCGAAGAAACCATCGCCAAAGACGAAGCCGCCAAAAAAGTATACGCATCCTTTAAGGCCTTCCGGGAGGATGTCATGCCCTATACCGCCATTTCTGAAGGTGCCTTTCTCGATATCCGGGAGTAA